In Lathyrus oleraceus cultivar Zhongwan6 chromosome 2, CAAS_Psat_ZW6_1.0, whole genome shotgun sequence, the DNA window GTTGATAGCTCTTCAGAAATATCTATAGTTAATTTTCCCTTATTTTGTTGCGTTGATTTTCTATTATATTAGTGGCTAtgtttttctaattgatttgTTAAGGACAGTGGTGACCAAACATTGCAGATGTATGCTATTGTTGGTGTCATATTTTGTAGCTTACTAAATAAAGGGTTATGAATAACTTTTTAGTAATTGTCACATGTTATGGTTGATTTAATGATATAAAAAAGTGGGATAAAGAGAATAATGTTTATCATATAAGAACTTTTTTTTAGTTGATTGAAATTCTCTAAAAAGCACAATATTGATAGTGGAGAATAGAAGAGGTGGACACATCCTTGGCCTAATTGTTCCCTTTTGACACAAAAGAATCCTTACAAGCATTTAAAACTTTCCTCATTATAACAACACACATTCATGTATGCTAAAAGTTAAAATGAAGAGAATTCATACGCTGAGAATGTAGTACCACACATCAAATAACAAATAAAGCATTTGATTCTATCACGATGACTTcaaattattatattttttcaTGTGTGTAAATATTTCCCTATTTATGGAATGCTCGCTATATTCACACATTAAGAAAACGTACTTGTCAAATTAATAATTAGGCATGAAAATTCCCCATCATATCGAAAGATTTTTCTATTGGTTTTTAGCTTTTCGACTATCATTCTCTCCTTTCAGACACCGGTTGTAACGATCTGCAAACACACAAACAAAAGTTGTGTTTTAAGAAGGCCTATGTTCCAACATAAGAAGACTTTATGTTCACCTTTCACTTAATGATTAAAATGATACTACTATGATATGAGAGGGTTAAAATATGTCTTGCTTCTAAAATATAATCTAAGGAAACAAAGtttgaattattatttttttcaatCTGTTAAGTACCAGAATTTAAATTCCAAAAACAGTGACATGATTCAGATTCTTAATATAACAGTATTCCATATTTATATTTCCAATTTCCAAAATGTGATATTTTATTAAATGTTTTATTGTGTATTGAAAAAAAGAGATTCAAGTTGTGTTTTTCTTTTTTGTATTTCAGAATTATAATTCCAACACAGTTGATGTCCTTCTAATATTGTAGAAGTATTTTTGTACAGAAAAGAGAGAAACACTGGTGTAAATAGTAGTAATTCTCCCACAAAATTTAGGCTGGTAGACGCACCAAATTTAATCCCATGGGCCTTAAGCCTTAAGGCCAGCTTGGTTCACCAGAGAGAAGAGAAGGGATTTTAATGAGATTTTATGCTGCCACCCTAAAACTTTGACCTCACACCCCCACATGAGGGATACTTTTGTCATAATATCCTTTGTGattttttatgtttttaaaaaaataatattttttgaatttttaaagaaTTTTATGAGTTTTGATGGGATTTGTTGAGGTACATGAGTTTTTACCGGACTTTTTTGACCTTTTAATTAGATTTTTCaaatttttcagaatttaaaattattttccaaaacTCCATAAATTTTTATCAGATTTTTCAAATATACTATCGGATTTTTTAAAAAATCTATAGATTTTTATCAGATTTTTCAAAAATCTACGAGTTTCCACCggtttttaaaaaaattcaatagTGTTAATTTCAGTTTTTCTTTTCTATCAGATTTTTCATACTGGATTTTTCAATTGTAACAAAGGAAGTTTGATTTGCTTTTTTTTTTGGTTAAATTTTGTTGTAACAAAGGTATTACCCTGATATtcaatcaaaatattttatattgtcAAATCATAtcagtattttaaaaataaaaatgtgatGTGACGGAATCCAAGTGCATGTTTCTTTTTCTCTAAATATGTGGGGTGCCAGATCAAGATCAAAGTGTGGGGTAGTAAAATAAAATTTCAATTTTAATATAAGGGAAGGGAGAGAAGAAGAGGCGATAAACATTTGCTTATACTATTTCCACTCCAGTAATATGAAAGTAAAAAGTCGAAAAAAAACTAAGGGTATCACTCTTAAGGGGTGCCCCTTTAAGGATCAACGTGCAAACACGTCGATGAGTATATTAGTAATTATTAATCTGAACCtactttcttctttgttttcttCGGCACTCAAAACAATCAGTACATGGTAACTTATTTCTAATTCTACCTGAAGAACCCGATTCAAGTTTGCTCGATGGTACTTTCAGCTCTTCCACTAGTATCTGCCTAAGCTTCTCATTTTCCTCCACGAGTTCTTCTATCATTTGCTGGTGTTTCAAAACCTACAACAATAGAAAACTTTAACAAATAGAAACAATAGAAACGTTGAAAATTTCAACAAGAAGCATATACTCTGATTATAAGATTCAGTCTATCAGTATTTAACTATTTAGTATATTATAAAAGGTGATTTAATATCTCGGTCACAGAATCAATACTAATTAGAAGAAGAAAATTACCATCTGAAGTATTTTGTTCTCTGTGATCATGCGTCCAGCCTACAATGAATCTTAGATATTAGAATCAAAATTTCATATAACATTTGAATCACTAAAGATAAAACTCACACAAGTGGAAAGGAGGGAATAATATAAATGATGATAATTTTGTCACGCCGAACACTTTATAGTAATGAAAATCATTTCATAATTAATTTTGTCATGTCGAACACCTTTCTGAGAGTGAGGAGTGTAAAATAAATACTTAACAAATGTGATATTTACAACATGATAGATGCATTATCAATATAAAGTGTTCACATTTTGTTTTATAGGATTGCAGAGTGTATGAAtctattttaaaaatatatatttcaaTGAATGATGTAACATGTCCATGATTAGGCCAAAATCCAAGCTTCCAGGGAGAGATGATATTTTTTTATGCCTATGAATACCATTTTAAGAAAACAACATTACCCAACCCCATCACTAACCCATCCATCCTTTCTACCCATCAGACCAGAAGCACCACCATAATAGCAGCATTGTGGCCTCTGCAATTACATTACCAATTTGCACTATCACCAAAACCTCGTCATAGGAATTATAGAGTGTTTTTGGAAATTTCATATTATACCCAAGAATACTTTGCAAGCCAAACACTTTTGGCAACATATCCAAGAATCACATACTGCCTAGGAGCCGTTATACAAGTCACGTGGTAGGAAGTAACCTTGGAGACTGCTTGATTCCATGGAGGCTATTTTACCTCAATTTTAGCCTACCCGCCCATCTTCATACTAGCCATGGACCTCGATGGTAACCCTAAATAAAATCTCTTTCCAAGTGGAAAATTCACCTACAGTCTATATCTTCTTTCAAAATTCTTCTCAATACTGAATGCAAATTCTTTGACCATCCATTTATGTGAAGCATAAAGTGTATGCAAAAGTTCTAAAGTTAGAAAGCATTTTCAATTCTATATGTAAAAATAAACTCCCCGTGCTTTACTGATTAGAAGAAAAATGCATCAATATTTAATTGTCATGTATGAAAGTGAGTAAATGAGAGCATACCGCTTCACCGGAAGCTCCTCCTTCTCCCTTCAACAGTGGATTTTGCAAAAAGTTGTTAAGAACCTTCTCAGTTCGGCTGCCATATGTAGTGTCAACTGCAGTGTCTTTTATTGCAGTTTTATCAAAAGCCAAACCAATGTTCATTGCTTGAGATCCTGCTAGACCTTGAGATAATTGATCAGCCGATTTAGTTACTAACGGCATCATGCTTCCTGTACTGACTGTGCTTGTGACACTTTGTAAGGATGAGGGAAATGCACCCGGACTAAATGGTAAACTGGGAGTAAGTCCAAACTTCATCATCACCTTGGTCATTGTTATCTAGAACATTAAAGTATTCAAACATTTAAAGATCCGATACAAAAAGGAATATAAAGGAAGATATTAAAAGACAATACTTTTTAAATGAGAGAAGTTTCACATACTACAAGGCAAGATTGAATTTGATTCAACACTCCAGGTTTTACAGCAAGTCCTGCCATAATAAATATTAAAAACTCAGCTATCAACTGAAGAATGTTAACATGGCATGGAGAGTCTATGTCCACTCAAATAATCAAAGCAGAATCCACCCATAAATATATGACAACTAATTTTCATAGAAGAATAGCGCTCGTATTTGAAGCATCCAATGGTTTATTTCCCTTGAGTTTTACTTAATATATCACAGGATAATGGCAACATACAGATACAGTGAGCCACAGACACAAAGCTTTATGAACATTTTCATGGAATGCATAACCAATATGTATGTATGTGATATATGATAGATAGGACAGTTAGCTGTAAAATCAATGCATGCTAGAAAGCTACCTCCTAGGATGATGTTTAAGACTATGTGAGGACGTAAAACTTTAAAACATCAGAATCTCATGTTCCTATTTCTTAAATGAATAATTTTGGGAACTACTCTGAACAAATTATCTATATATTCTCAGACAATGTATGAGCTAAAAATTGCTAATAGTGCCACAACAGATAGATTGATAATTAAACAGATCCAACTAACAATTACTAGATTAAACACCTAACCAAAATAGAAGCAAAGACAAGAAAAACGACTTCTTATCATTGAATTCAATATGATATTTTATAGGTTACTACAACAATCTAATGATACAAAAATCACAAAATGCTAGAACATCGGTAAAGAATTGAAAATATGACATACCAGCTCCAAAACCATGACCAAAACCAACTCCACATCCAACACCCACTTCAATATTTTTAGCTCCAAACTTCCTCAACTGTACCAACATATTTATATGAGAAACAACTATTTCGTCAAAAGCAAGGGAACAAACAAGAATAAAGGCATAATTGTGATAATTGGTATGAAGCACGGACACCGGAAACACAACACCGACACTGACATGTCAACACTCGTAATAATTTTAAAAAACGAATAAATTAAACGTAATCACAGATGTTATTATCAGTTTTAGATACCGACACTGACACATTTTTTAAGAGGTGTCCATGTTCAAGAGGATAATTGCCTTACTTACAGAAGTATTTACATGCCTGGTAACACCAGAAAATGCATCAGTTGCACCCCTAGTAGCACTCATTACTTGATTCAACATAGGTATTGCAGCTGCAACAAAATCATAATAAGATAACAATTTCAGTAATGTTGCTCAATAAATTATTAAGTTTAAAAAATGGAAGCTGATTAACAGAAAACACGATATAGATAATAAGATATACTAGGTTTGTGAGTAGGAGAATTTTGAGGAGTTTTGGGGTTGAAGAAATTTTTCAAGTCCATAATGTGAAATTGGGAGAGAAGAGGAGGAAAATACCTAAATTTAAAGGGCGTCCAACGCCGATTCCGACGCCACAACCGATTCCAAAACCAGTAAATACTTGACCAACTTTGAAAGTAAATGGATTCTCAATTCCAATTCGAATTGCATTTCCTTCGTTTTTGGTTTCCATTCCTCAATACTAGTCTTCTTTAAGCTAGCAATAATATTCCTCCGTCTTCTTCTTCCACTGTTGCAGTGAGTGGAGCATCGGAGACAGGTGTTGGTTGCGGTTCTGTAACACCTACCAACGTGGCGGTTACAGCCAAGCTTGAATCAATGGAAATGAAAACTAATGGATCTGGCTTGCTGATTTTGGGCCTATTCATGATTCTTTAGCGCTTAATTTAAAATTAgataattaatttaaaattagaTAATTTCTTAATGCTCCCTAAAAATGTTTTTAGATTTCAAAGATATCTCTTCGAATACATTTTAAGTATATAGAATTCTGACTTAACATTAaaatatttcggagatgcatctttaaatttatattaaaaatGTACCTACGGATGATATTGGAGTTTAAATCACGCCTATGCCCTTCTCCTTCCTCGTTTCTAAAAAAATTCAAAACTTTTTCAAACTCTCTCAAAGAAATTTTCATCAATCAAGTCCAAAATCAAACAACTAAACTTAGGTTCTTCAATCAACATCAAATACATTAGATACATCATCCAATACATTAGATACATCATCCAACATTAAAGTAAAGTCTAAATTTATAAGCTTTGATGTTTTGATaagttttttgagtttttgtATAAATGAGTAGAATATGATGATTTAAATGAGAATGAGTAGAAATTGCATGAATGATAGTTTATACATACTCTAAAACAAGTTTGTTGGTTGAAAATAACAATCAAACCATTATTTTTGGGGTTTGCATGTCTGCATTGCCCAGGACCGGCCAAATCATATCGGAAGTCCCGTTCTAATTTCAAAAATGGACccaaatttaaaaaaaaatacaattataataattaaaaatatatataaaaatacaattatatattaattaaaaataaatttattattattattttgagttttgatcaatcTTGATTTTTGTATGTATTGAGTTTTTATACTAACATTTCTTTTaattattgagtttttttaataatattttatttatttttattaatatttatgaaaaaaattgaaaatttcaaaatttggGGCCCTGTGCAATCTCTTGCCGCCATTGAAGGATATGAAGAGTTGCAGAAAATTCCATAGATGCATTTCCAGAATTTTTCAACGTTTAGTTTCTAAGCAATCAGTGATGCATCTCCGAAAATTATcaatatgttttttttttaaattttttgcTTGTAGTGTTGCTTGTACAAATTGTATGGTATACTTACAAGCATTATGGTCGATAGAGACGGTAGATTGAGGCACAAGAGGATTGCACAACATGCATCAGTGTGTAGGGAGAAAAATCAGGTCTCGTAGGCTCTTGTTCACTCTAGCCATGCAGAGGCATCTACTTCTTGGGCTCATgcttctccatcttcttcttcccGTAGGATACGAATTCCATCTATCGACATATCACTCTCTCTATCCTCCCGCAAGCAACAAGTTTCACTTATTCAGGCGCCAAAATTACTTGAGTCACCGATGGTACCTGAGGCACGAGTGCCACCTCCGACTGATGATGCTTCTGAGTCAGTGCCACCTCCGACTGATGATGCTTCAAAGCCAGTGCCATCTCCAACTGCTGAGGCTGTTGAGTCAATGCCACCTCCTGATGGTGAGTTTGTTGAGGATGATGAGCCAGAGCCACCTCAAGCATTTCAATGAGGACATGAAAAGTTGTCACTAATGCCTTTGTACCCAGACCATACTGTCATACATATATGGGACGGAGAGGTAACATTAGTTGGATTCAGGCAGCTTTGTCCCTATCTATGATGAAGAACTTGTGCATGACCGGTTATATTACAGACAACCACAGGATGCTTAATGCATTCGTGGAAAGATGGTACACCGAGACCTAGTCATTTCATCTCCCGCTTGGAGAGATGTCTATCGCACTCACGATGTGTCGTGTTTGTTGCATCTTCCGATCAAGTGGAAACTTCTAGATCATTGGAGGATTAGCAAAGACGAGGCACTCGAGATGAAGGTAGAATATTTGGGAGTTGACCTGGAGGATTCCATGAAGGAGTTTGAAAAAATCAGAGGATGCCATGATAGGTTTGAATTCCTGGAAAAAAAGTATATACATATGAGAGCATACTTGCTATATTTGGTTGACATTTCTATTTTTATGGACAAGAGTGCCACTTATACATATGTCATCTACCTACGGTACTTCAAGGACTTTGAATGGATCAATGAGTATAATTAGGGGGTGCTTGTTTGATCTACTTTTACTCTAAGTTATCAGAGGATTGTAGGTGGAAGACGAAGCAGGTCACAAGCAGCATCACATTGCTCATGGTAATATTTATTGGTCTTTTAATGTTTCaatgtcattttcatttcatttttgcAACACCATTGCTGATGATTCGTGTGTTCCAACACTTTTCAGTCTTGGATCCTCCACCACTTCCCGTGCATCTCTGGTTGGGCGTGTGGACCTATTTACATTTGGTATATGTCGTATGCTTCTACATTTTCCCCTCTCAAAGGGGACTGGGCAATAGAGTCGTTCAGAGTGTATCTTGACCACTTGGTTGTCGAGGATATGCATTTCAAAAACTACGTAGATCACCGTGAGACACGACCATTTGACAACATATTGTTATACTCGGGATGGTTAGCTTGCGGCTCATGTCTCATATTTCCTCATCTTCATGAGCACGTCATGTGGCAGTTCAGCTACACCCAAACTATTCCCAAACAACATGTTATCTCTGCTCCTCCTGCTATGACACGTAGAGAGATGGATGCCATGTTTGATGATTATCATAGTCATCTGGTACCGCGGGAGGCATAAAGTACCATAGATGAGAGTGACTGGAGTTATATCCATGGGTACATCAGGTGGTTCTTCAGGGTGTCATATCCGTATATGGTGCAGGTTGTTCCATGAGATCCATCGAGGCCAACTCATCACTAGATACTAGAGGAGGAGCAGACACAATTAGATCTTGCTCGTGATGTCTTTCCAAGACGTCGTTGCATTGTGGAGATTGTGTAGGCAGACATTGACAGAGGTATCTTCCTTGATGGGTCTGATGTGAGGGAGGTCCTATATGACATCACGACGAAGGCACGGGAGGCATTGATGTACCGGAGATAGTGTCGGAGGACGGGGGTATTGAAGGCCGAGGAGCCTGAGGAGGTAGAGGAGCCAGATGAGTTGTAGTCTGACATACGCGGTAGTGCATTAGTATACAGTAGTTCTACTTAGATTCATTATGGattatattttattttcactTCATTCTACTTTATAGTATATTTCGACTTTATTTATATATTTCATTTTGGGACCATCTAGATTTATATATGTCATTCTGAGTGGGATGCATGGTGTATGTCTTAaaatatttcggagatgcatctccaaattaGTTAACATTTTGATTTAAGACAAGGTGCGTTCGAAGATGTATCTCTGAAATCTGAGGAGCATTTTGAGTTTTCTATAAGGTGTTTTTCTACCCCATAGGATGGGATAAGAAAATCCCTAAAATTATGGGGTTGCTGTTACCAACCTTAGTGGTGAAGAGTCTCCattaaaaaaatccaaaaatgtTCTTGATATAGTACGAATTTAAACTTTTGGACGTATTTCATTCACACTAAAACACTTTGTAAGTGAGTCATCCTTATTTTGCAAAAACAAACAGTACGGGTGTTAACCTCCGTATTAATGAAAGGGTAAGTTCGTAGGTTAAGTTTCAGACTAACGCTTAAACATATTTTGAAGTCATGATAGCGTGATAATTTCGTAACTCAATGGATATAGGTTATGGTTGGAGCAAACTTCATTCATCTAACTAAAACTCATATATTCACCCGGATATATGATATACTCCTCAGGTATTCACTTTTGTTAGTTAGTTAGttttgaatatatatatatatatatatatatatatatatatatatatatatatatatatatatatatatatatatatatatatatatatatattctttcTCTTGTTAACTTAAGGAAGTTAGTATTTAATTGTACAAAATTATCATTTGTGTAATTGAATAAACCACAAGAATGCAATCGAATATTCTTGATCTAACTTCTGAATTCCCATCCCCTTTCTTCTTCAACTTTCCTTTTCATTGGTATTTTATCAAATACCCGAGGGCATTGAATCCCGACAAACTAATGAGGTGAGTGTGGAAGGaaaatatcatcaataaaatatGAAATTGAGAAGTTCAAAGGTGTAAATGATTTTGGATTATGGCACTTGAAGGTGTGGGCTCTTCTTGTTCAACAGAGCTTGCTAGAAGCATTGAAAGGATCTGAAAACATTGGTGCAACTTTGAAAGAAAGGGAGAAAACAACCATGATCGAGAAATATTACATTGCTATCATCTTaagccttggtgataaggtttTCAAGCAGGTCATGAAGGAGAAAATCGCAGCAGCAGTATGGGCCAAACTTGAAGGTTTGTACATGACCTAATATTTGGTAAATTGACTCTATCTGAAATAAGCCTTGTActcattcaagatgagtgaagacaaagtcTTGTTTGAGTAGCTAGATATCTTCGACAAGTTGATTCTTGACTTGGAGAACATAGATTTCAATATTGATGATGAAGATTAaacattattgttgttgtgtgCTTTGCCAAGATCGCATGCTCACTTGAATGAAACCTTATTGTATGGAAGAAAGACtctgacctttgaagaagttcaatcaacTTTGCACTCTAAAGACTTGAAATAAACGAAGGAGTACAAGTTATCATCAGTTGGTGAAGGTTTCACTATAAAAGGAAATttcccgaagaaagatggaaagtTTGAGAAGAAGAAGGGCATGTTTCAACAAATATACTATGATGGTGATGCTCTTGATATTAGGTGTTACCATTGTAAGAAAGAAGGCCATACAAGAAATATGTGTCCTGATAGATCGAATGACTATGGTGAAATAAAGGATAATGGAAATGCGACCATTTTTCAGGATGGTTATGAATCTTTTGATGTCCTGGTAGTGTCTAGCAGAAATTCAAACAAGGAGTGGGTTATGGATTCAAGGTGCacttggcacatgactccaaacaaataaTTGTTTGAGGATTTGTCTGATCAAGATGAATGATCAGTACTGCTGGGAAACAACAAA includes these proteins:
- the LOC127120578 gene encoding uncharacterized protein LOC127120578 isoform X2 gives rise to the protein METKNEGNAIRIGIENPFTFKVGQVFTGFGIGCGVGIGVGRPLNLAAIPMLNQVMSATRGATDAFSGVTRHVNTSLRKFGAKNIEVGVGCGVGFGHGFGAGLAVKPGVLNQIQSCLVITMTKVMMKFGLTPSLPFSPGAFPSSLQSVTSTVSTGSMMPLVTKSADQLSQGLAGSQAMNIGLAFDKTAIKDTAVDTTYGSRTEKVLNNFLQNPLLKGEGGASGEAAGRMITENKILQMVLKHQQMIEELVEENEKLRQILVEELKVPSSKLESGSSDRYNRCLKGENDSRKAKNQ
- the LOC127120578 gene encoding uncharacterized protein LOC127120578 isoform X1, encoding METKNEGNAIRIGIENPFTFKVGQVFTGFGIGCGVGIGVGRPLNLAAIPMLNQVMSATRGATDAFSGVTRHVNTSLRKFGAKNIEVGVGCGVGFGHGFGAGLAVKPGVLNQIQSCLVITMTKVMMKFGLTPSLPFSPGAFPSSLQSVTSTVSTGSMMPLVTKSADQLSQGLAGSQAMNIGLAFDKTAIKDTAVDTTYGSRTEKVLNNFLQNPLLKGEGGASGEAAGRMITENKILQMVLKHQQMIEELVEENEKLRQILVEELKVPSSKLESGSSGRIRNKLPCTDCFECRRKQRRK